The following coding sequences lie in one Pueribacillus theae genomic window:
- a CDS encoding FecCD family ABC transporter permease: MKNQSVEVTFIMAGMRQRRRRWILVTSLLTILTCILCCAMLLFGNTIYPIQEVIRSLSGEQITGVSFAVNTIRLPRMLAGLFAGFAFGIAGYIFQTILRNPLANPNVLGITSGSSAVAVLCITVFHTSNNVVSIASIVGGLITVVMMYLLSRGKSFSIGRLILVGIGIQAMLDAIISYLLLVSAQQDIPAVLRWLNGSLNGSQIKELPPLMITVIIFTPIVILLGKHLNMLELGEQTASSLGVATDRTRILLIVSSVLMIALATATTGPIAFVSFLAGPIANRLVGVSFSNIIPAGLVGANLVLLADLIGQFAFEYRFPVGVITGLLGAPYLILLLIRMNRKGEL, encoded by the coding sequence ATGAAGAATCAATCTGTGGAAGTTACATTTATTATGGCAGGCATGCGGCAAAGACGTCGGCGTTGGATACTCGTTACTAGCTTACTTACGATACTAACTTGTATTCTTTGCTGTGCCATGCTTTTATTTGGAAACACAATTTACCCAATTCAAGAGGTGATTCGTTCACTTTCAGGAGAACAAATTACAGGAGTTTCTTTTGCGGTGAATACGATACGTCTTCCAAGAATGTTGGCGGGTCTTTTTGCAGGATTCGCCTTCGGTATTGCAGGATATATTTTTCAAACGATTTTGCGCAATCCACTCGCAAATCCAAACGTATTAGGGATTACTTCCGGCTCCAGTGCTGTAGCTGTTTTATGTATCACTGTGTTTCATACAAGCAACAACGTTGTTTCGATTGCTTCCATCGTTGGTGGCCTTATTACCGTTGTCATGATGTATTTACTATCTCGAGGAAAATCTTTTTCAATTGGCCGATTAATTCTTGTTGGAATAGGGATACAGGCTATGCTTGATGCGATAATATCCTATCTTTTATTAGTTAGTGCACAACAAGATATTCCAGCAGTACTTAGATGGCTTAATGGCAGCCTCAATGGTTCTCAAATAAAAGAATTGCCCCCACTGATGATAACGGTTATTATCTTCACCCCTATTGTTATCCTATTAGGAAAGCACTTAAATATGTTGGAACTTGGTGAGCAAACGGCTTCTTCTTTAGGTGTTGCTACTGATAGGACAAGAATTTTGCTTATTGTAAGTTCTGTCTTGATGATTGCTCTTGCTACAGCTACAACGGGTCCGATTGCCTTTGTCTCTTTCCTTGCAGGACCGATTGCGAATAGATTAGTTGGTGTCAGTTTTTCTAATATTATCCCAGCGGGCCTTGTAGGCGCTAACTTAGTTTTACTAGCAGATTTAATTGGACAATTTGCTTTTGAGTATAGGTTTCCTGTAGGCGTCATAACGGGATTACTTGGAGCACCATATCTAATCTTGCTATTAATCCGAATGAATCGAAAGGGAGAATTATAA
- a CDS encoding iron-siderophore ABC transporter substrate-binding protein: MHKKRKIPFILMLLFSVVAILSTVGCSSQSSSESDETKSASTKTDSKTADSEYPIKIKHALGETVIESKPKRVVTIQWGNQDVALALGVVPVGFSAANFGVQDDSGLLPWTAEKLEELNEKNPNVFQDTDGLDFEAISDANPDVILAAYSGITQEDYDILSEIAPVVAYPNAPWATTWREQIELNAKGMGMKEEGEQLIKDTEDMIQEKLSKYPQIKGKKVVWVNFSAKDLSKLHIYTPNDARGAFLRELGMEYPESVTEQIKDPNSYSLELSAENVEALYDADLIVGYGNDALYKAVKADPLLGKIPAVKEGSVALIDSESPIVAAGTPTPLSINYTIDDYLELIGEAIDKKDK, from the coding sequence ATGCACAAAAAACGAAAAATTCCATTCATACTAATGTTACTATTTTCCGTTGTGGCAATCCTATCAACAGTAGGCTGTTCCAGCCAGTCATCATCTGAATCTGATGAAACAAAATCTGCTTCTACAAAAACTGATTCTAAAACAGCAGATTCCGAATACCCAATCAAAATTAAACACGCTTTAGGCGAAACTGTTATTGAAAGTAAACCGAAACGAGTCGTTACGATTCAATGGGGAAACCAGGATGTTGCTTTAGCTCTTGGTGTTGTTCCTGTAGGTTTCTCTGCAGCTAACTTTGGTGTACAAGATGATAGTGGCCTTTTACCTTGGACAGCAGAAAAGTTAGAGGAACTTAATGAAAAAAACCCGAATGTTTTCCAAGATACAGATGGCCTTGATTTTGAAGCGATTTCAGATGCGAATCCAGATGTTATTCTGGCTGCATATTCGGGTATCACGCAAGAAGATTATGACATTCTTTCTGAAATTGCTCCAGTTGTCGCATATCCAAACGCACCTTGGGCAACAACTTGGCGCGAACAAATTGAATTGAATGCAAAAGGTATGGGCATGAAAGAAGAAGGCGAACAGCTAATTAAAGACACTGAAGATATGATTCAAGAAAAATTAAGCAAATACCCTCAAATCAAAGGTAAAAAAGTTGTTTGGGTGAACTTCTCTGCGAAAGATTTATCTAAGCTGCACATTTATACGCCAAATGATGCACGTGGCGCATTCTTGCGTGAATTAGGAATGGAATACCCAGAAAGTGTTACAGAACAAATTAAAGATCCTAACAGTTATTCTCTAGAATTAAGTGCTGAAAACGTTGAGGCGCTTTATGATGCCGATTTAATTGTTGGATATGGCAACGATGCTTTGTATAAAGCGGTTAAAGCAGATCCATTGCTTGGAAAAATCCCTGCTGTTAAGGAAGGTTCAGTAGCATTGATTGATAGTGAATCACCTATAGTTGCTGCGGGAACGCCAACCCCACTTTCAATCAATTACACGATTGATGATTACTTAGAGTTAATAGGTGAGGCGATTGATAAGAAGGATAAGTAG
- a CDS encoding DUF4256 domain-containing protein gives MAKSDKISNKKELSLEQREELLRALKTRFEKNMHRHKGLEWAKVQAKLDANTEKLWSLNEMERTGGEPDVVGYDEKKDEYIFYDCSAESPKGRRSVCYDREALESRKKHKPENNAIDMATAMGIELLTEEQYRALQKLENFDMKTSSWVQTPSDIRKLGGALFCDCRYGHVFVYHNGADSYYAARGFRGSLRV, from the coding sequence ATGGCAAAGAGTGATAAAATCAGCAATAAAAAGGAGTTGTCACTAGAACAACGTGAAGAATTGCTCAGAGCATTGAAAACCCGTTTTGAGAAAAACATGCACCGCCATAAAGGTCTTGAATGGGCTAAAGTCCAAGCAAAACTGGATGCTAATACTGAAAAACTATGGTCGCTCAATGAAATGGAAAGAACTGGCGGTGAACCGGATGTTGTTGGTTATGATGAAAAGAAGGATGAATACATTTTTTATGATTGTTCAGCGGAAAGCCCTAAAGGCCGCAGAAGTGTTTGTTACGATCGTGAAGCGCTGGAGTCAAGGAAAAAACATAAACCGGAAAATAACGCGATTGATATGGCAACTGCCATGGGCATTGAACTTTTAACGGAAGAACAATATCGAGCGTTGCAGAAACTTGAAAATTTCGATATGAAAACGTCGAGTTGGGTGCAAACACCCTCCGATATTAGAAAACTCGGCGGTGCCCTTTTTTGCGATTGCCGCTACGGGCACGTCTTCGTGTATCACAACGGTGCGGACTCTTACTATGCTGCCAGAGGTTTCCGTGGCTCGCTAAGGGTCTGA
- a CDS encoding VOC family protein yields the protein MFKSGNVTVIVADLKRAVQFYVETLGLKLQHPMDGHFVQIEAPGLTIGLLHLAGEQDSQPEKSGSMSIGFEVQDLESAIETLKSRGVEFHDSVEGKAAQVVHFNDPDGNTLYLVSNR from the coding sequence ATGTTTAAAAGTGGCAATGTGACTGTCATAGTAGCGGATTTAAAAAGGGCAGTTCAGTTTTACGTCGAAACTCTTGGATTAAAGCTACAACACCCAATGGACGGGCATTTTGTACAGATCGAAGCACCGGGATTGACGATTGGACTCCTGCATCTTGCCGGAGAACAAGATTCTCAACCGGAAAAATCAGGCAGTATGTCGATAGGATTTGAGGTACAGGACTTAGAGTCTGCCATCGAGACGTTGAAATCCCGCGGTGTTGAATTCCATGATTCTGTTGAAGGAAAAGCGGCCCAGGTCGTACACTTCAATGATCCTGACGGTAATACCCTTTACTTAGTTTCTAATCGTTAA
- a CDS encoding DUF3231 family protein, with protein MESNKDRFQLTPAEMGKLWVTYIGNTAGKCVLSYYLQHIDDQDIKKVVENALNLSESIVENIKEIFIQDNFPIPVGFTDDDMNLGAPRLFSDEFYLHYLKYTCKAGMSIYSIAIPLITRKDIRDFFINTFDSTVNLINEVEDTLMAKGFYIKLPQISIPDKVDFIKKQNYLSGFFGDTRPLHALEIAHLYDDNENNVTSKGLLIAFSQVAKTEKVQKFLLRGKEITNKHIEACSQQLHKDNLPSHPLLDDLVSTSTISPFSEKLMLWHKLEMFSMKIRAYANAISLSQRRDITTMYTRFLKDIGLYVEDGTNIMIDNGWLEQPPKATDRKELATNKE; from the coding sequence ATGGAAAGTAATAAAGACCGTTTTCAATTAACACCTGCTGAAATGGGAAAGCTTTGGGTAACTTATATAGGGAATACTGCGGGCAAGTGTGTTCTTAGTTATTATCTTCAACATATTGATGATCAAGACATCAAAAAAGTTGTGGAAAACGCCCTAAATTTAAGTGAGTCAATTGTCGAAAATATAAAAGAAATATTTATTCAAGACAACTTTCCTATACCGGTTGGGTTTACGGATGATGATATGAACTTAGGTGCTCCAAGGTTATTTTCGGATGAATTTTATCTTCATTACCTGAAATATACGTGTAAAGCAGGAATGAGTATTTATTCAATTGCCATCCCTTTAATAACAAGAAAAGATATAAGGGATTTTTTTATTAATACTTTTGACTCTACAGTAAATTTAATCAATGAAGTTGAAGATACATTAATGGCAAAAGGATTTTATATAAAGCTCCCACAAATTTCAATACCAGACAAAGTTGATTTTATAAAGAAACAAAATTACCTAAGTGGTTTTTTTGGAGATACTAGACCTCTTCATGCATTAGAGATTGCACATCTATATGATGATAATGAAAATAATGTAACAAGTAAGGGGTTATTAATTGCTTTTAGTCAAGTAGCCAAAACCGAGAAGGTTCAAAAATTTCTTCTAAGAGGAAAGGAAATTACTAATAAACATATAGAGGCCTGTTCACAACAACTACACAAAGACAACTTGCCATCTCATCCATTATTAGACGACCTAGTTAGCACTTCTACTATTTCTCCTTTTTCGGAAAAATTAATGTTATGGCATAAGTTGGAAATGTTTTCCATGAAAATTAGAGCATATGCAAATGCAATATCACTTAGTCAAAGGCGTGATATTACAACTATGTATACTCGGTTTTTAAAGGATATTGGGTTATATGTAGAAGACGGTACCAATATTATGATTGATAATGGATGGTTGGAGCAGCCACCGAAAGCAACCGACCGTAAAGAACTTGCTACTAATAAAGAGTAA
- the ppsA gene encoding phosphoenolpyruvate synthase, producing the protein MKRYVLEFREIDKTQLLFVGGKGLNLGELSKIRGIQVPEGFCITTESYQKALEQNEAFHALLNQLTLVNGEDRDQISEISRKIREIIMEAEIPSDVAGAVAHYLSQLGDEHAYAVRSSATAEDLPHASFAGQQDTYLNIIGIDAILWHISKCWASLFTDRAVIYRMQNGFDHRQVYISVIVQRMVFPQASGILFTADPMTSNRKLLSIDASFGLGEALVSGLVSADCYKVRGGEIVDKRIETKKLAIYGRKEGGTETQQIDSDQQKIQTLTDQQILQLARIGRQIEAYFGCPQDIEWCLADDTFYIVQSRPITTLYPIPEANDEENHVYVSVGHQQMMTDPMKPLGLSFWLLTTPAPMRKAGGRLFVDVTQNLASPVSRKMVIDALGKSDPLIKDALMTIVEREDFIKSSPDDKKVPSPGKSNKDKSSSDSQVQIENDPTIVSDLIQRSQTSIEQLKQNIQTKSGSDLFDFILEDIQQLTKMLSDPQSMGVIMAAQDASSWINEKMNEWLGEKNAADTLSQSVPNNITSEMGLALLDVADVIRPYPEIIAYLQDVKDDNFLEKIVKFEGGQEAQDAITAYLNKYGMRCAGEIDITRTRWSEKPITLVPMILGNIKNFEPNASHRKFEQGRRVALEKEQELLDRLKQLPDGEQKAKETKRMIDLIRNFSGFREYPKYSMVNRYFIYKQALLKEAEQLVQVGVIHEKEDIYYLTFEELHEVVRTNKLDYQIINKRKDEYKYYEKLTPPRVITSDGETLSGKYKRESLPAEAIIGLPVSSGVIEGRARVILNMEDANLEDGDILVTAYTDPSWTPLFVSIKGLVTEVGGLMTHGAVIAREYGLPAVVGVENATKLIKDGQRIRVNGEDGYIELQ; encoded by the coding sequence ATGAAACGATATGTATTAGAGTTTCGGGAGATCGATAAAACGCAACTTTTGTTCGTCGGAGGAAAAGGGTTGAATTTAGGGGAACTATCGAAGATTCGTGGAATACAAGTGCCGGAAGGATTTTGTATTACGACAGAATCTTATCAAAAAGCTCTCGAACAAAATGAAGCCTTCCACGCATTGTTGAATCAACTAACACTGGTAAATGGAGAGGATCGAGATCAAATTAGTGAAATCAGCAGGAAGATTCGGGAAATCATTATGGAAGCAGAGATTCCTTCCGATGTTGCGGGCGCAGTTGCTCACTATCTTTCCCAGTTGGGAGATGAACATGCTTATGCAGTGCGTTCCAGTGCGACCGCGGAAGATTTGCCGCATGCCTCTTTTGCCGGCCAGCAAGACACCTATTTAAATATCATCGGCATCGATGCCATCTTGTGGCATATCAGCAAATGTTGGGCTTCCCTATTTACGGATCGCGCGGTAATCTACCGTATGCAAAACGGATTTGACCACAGACAAGTTTATATATCCGTTATCGTTCAAAGGATGGTTTTCCCACAGGCTTCAGGGATTTTATTTACCGCTGATCCGATGACTTCCAACCGAAAGTTGCTATCAATCGATGCCAGTTTTGGACTTGGAGAAGCGCTGGTCTCTGGCTTGGTATCTGCCGATTGTTATAAAGTACGAGGTGGAGAAATCGTCGATAAGAGGATAGAAACAAAAAAATTGGCTATCTATGGACGAAAAGAAGGCGGAACAGAGACACAGCAGATCGATTCTGATCAGCAAAAGATTCAAACACTGACTGACCAACAAATTTTACAACTGGCACGCATCGGAAGACAGATCGAAGCTTATTTTGGCTGCCCGCAAGATATCGAATGGTGTTTGGCTGATGATACATTTTATATTGTCCAGAGTCGTCCCATTACGACTTTATACCCCATCCCTGAAGCGAATGATGAAGAAAATCACGTTTACGTATCTGTCGGTCACCAACAAATGATGACCGATCCCATGAAACCATTGGGATTATCTTTTTGGCTGTTAACGACTCCTGCGCCCATGCGTAAAGCTGGTGGAAGGTTGTTTGTTGACGTCACACAAAATCTGGCTTCGCCTGTCAGCAGAAAAATGGTAATAGATGCCTTGGGGAAATCCGATCCGCTCATAAAAGACGCACTCATGACCATCGTAGAGCGAGAAGACTTTATAAAATCTTCACCAGATGATAAAAAAGTACCGAGTCCCGGTAAAAGCAATAAAGATAAATCATCTTCGGATTCTCAAGTACAAATCGAAAATGATCCGACTATCGTTTCTGATTTGATTCAGCGTAGTCAAACATCGATAGAACAGTTAAAACAAAACATCCAAACGAAATCAGGATCGGATTTATTTGATTTTATCCTGGAAGATATCCAGCAATTAACGAAGATGTTATCTGACCCACAAAGTATGGGTGTGATTATGGCGGCGCAGGATGCTTCATCATGGATCAATGAAAAAATGAACGAGTGGTTAGGTGAAAAAAACGCAGCAGACACACTTTCTCAATCTGTACCAAACAATATTACTTCGGAAATGGGGCTGGCGCTGTTGGATGTCGCCGATGTGATTCGCCCTTATCCTGAAATAATTGCTTATTTACAGGATGTAAAAGATGATAACTTTTTGGAGAAAATAGTTAAGTTTGAAGGTGGACAGGAAGCCCAGGATGCAATAACAGCCTATCTCAACAAATACGGCATGCGATGTGCCGGAGAAATCGATATTACTAGAACACGATGGAGTGAAAAACCAATTACACTTGTCCCGATGATTCTGGGTAATATCAAAAACTTTGAGCCTAATGCCAGCCATCGGAAATTTGAGCAAGGGCGGCGTGTTGCTTTGGAAAAAGAACAAGAGTTATTGGATCGATTGAAGCAATTACCGGATGGTGAACAAAAAGCCAAAGAAACAAAACGAATGATCGACCTGATCCGGAATTTCAGCGGGTTTAGGGAATATCCGAAATACAGCATGGTTAATCGCTATTTTATTTATAAGCAGGCTTTACTGAAAGAAGCCGAACAACTCGTACAAGTGGGCGTTATTCATGAAAAAGAAGATATATACTACCTCACTTTCGAAGAACTTCACGAAGTGGTGCGCACAAATAAACTAGATTACCAGATTATCAACAAACGAAAAGACGAATACAAATACTACGAAAAACTAACTCCCCCACGTGTGATCACGTCTGATGGTGAAACACTCTCCGGTAAGTACAAACGAGAAAGTCTCCCAGCTGAAGCGATTATAGGTCTGCCTGTTTCTTCTGGAGTTATAGAGGGAAGAGCACGCGTCATCTTAAACATGGAAGATGCAAATCTAGAAGATGGAGATATCTTAGTTACAGCCTATACTGACCCTAGCTGGACACCATTGTTTGTATCCATAAAAGGTCTTGTCACCGAAGTGGGCGGATTGATGACCCACGGAGCAGTTATCGCACGTGAATATGGTTTGCCAGCAGTTGTTGGAGTAGAAAATGCTACGAAGTTGATCAAGGATGGACAAAGGATTAGGGTGAATGGGGAAGATGGCTATATAGAACTACAATAA
- a CDS encoding PadR family transcriptional regulator, translated as MNELFILGELMNNPMHGYLLHQILNGIVGPTRKISWGALYPLIHGMLADGLIEQVPDEQPEGARRGKGKKKKIYKLTDEGRMRFFRLMEEPIPYSPDYELHFYTKLKNFDLISKDLQFLILHQYKDYLRYEIRHEEERLEYASKDERIPKGEQQYILIFFQHRLEKLRFDEEWVLQLINSHQENGKGLERE; from the coding sequence TTGAACGAATTGTTCATACTTGGCGAATTGATGAATAACCCAATGCACGGCTATTTGCTGCATCAGATTTTGAACGGAATTGTTGGACCTACGCGAAAAATCAGCTGGGGGGCGCTTTATCCGCTCATTCACGGCATGCTTGCAGATGGCCTGATTGAGCAGGTCCCCGATGAACAACCGGAAGGCGCCAGACGGGGGAAAGGAAAAAAGAAAAAGATTTATAAACTCACAGATGAAGGCAGAATGCGTTTTTTTCGGTTGATGGAGGAACCGATTCCATATTCACCGGATTACGAGCTGCATTTTTACACGAAGCTGAAAAATTTTGATCTGATCAGTAAGGATTTGCAGTTTTTAATTTTACACCAATACAAGGATTACCTGCGGTACGAAATCCGCCATGAGGAAGAACGGTTGGAGTATGCGAGCAAGGATGAACGGATTCCCAAGGGGGAACAGCAGTATATTCTTATCTTTTTCCAGCATCGGTTAGAAAAGCTCCGTTTTGACGAAGAATGGGTGTTACAGTTAATCAATAGCCATCAAGAGAATGGAAAAGGGCTTGAACGGGAGTGA
- a CDS encoding FecCD family ABC transporter permease — protein MSSSSVSKHKQLDLHVPRNFKFMIIISIILLIACMIASLSLGARVVSFQELMDGLFNHNNESYGANVVRKRFSRTIFSLLCGAALGVAGALMQAVTRNPLADPSILGVNTGAALFVVCGIAFLNISTANQYIWLALIGSELTAAFVFGIGSMGRGGATPIKLVLAGAATTAALSSLVTTVMIPNSYAMDQFRFWQLGSVGSATWSSIATFFPFLIIGILIALITAPALNALALGDDAATGLGVRPGFLRLGAAIGGVILCGAATALAGPIGFIGLLSTHAMRLILGPDLRFLIPMSAITGAIILTMSDVIGRLVASPGELEVGVVTAFIGAPILIILAKKSKVRSL, from the coding sequence ATAAGTAGTTCCTCTGTTTCGAAACATAAGCAGCTAGACTTGCATGTTCCAAGAAACTTCAAGTTTATGATTATCATTTCTATTATTTTATTAATTGCATGTATGATAGCTTCCCTTTCTTTAGGTGCTCGTGTAGTAAGCTTTCAGGAATTAATGGATGGTTTATTTAACCATAATAATGAATCCTATGGTGCAAATGTAGTGCGTAAACGATTTTCACGAACGATTTTCAGCTTATTATGTGGCGCGGCCTTGGGAGTAGCTGGAGCACTGATGCAAGCTGTTACTCGAAATCCACTTGCAGACCCCAGCATACTAGGTGTTAATACTGGGGCAGCATTATTTGTCGTTTGCGGAATTGCGTTCTTGAACATTAGTACGGCAAATCAATATATTTGGTTAGCGTTAATCGGATCAGAATTAACTGCTGCATTCGTATTTGGAATAGGTTCGATGGGACGTGGCGGCGCTACGCCAATTAAATTAGTCTTAGCTGGAGCGGCTACAACCGCGGCTCTTTCATCTCTCGTCACTACTGTTATGATTCCCAATTCCTATGCCATGGACCAATTCAGATTTTGGCAATTAGGCAGTGTTGGTTCTGCAACTTGGAGCTCAATTGCAACGTTCTTTCCCTTTCTGATTATTGGAATTCTGATTGCGCTTATTACGGCTCCAGCACTTAACGCTCTTGCACTGGGAGATGATGCTGCGACAGGACTCGGTGTTCGACCAGGATTTTTACGTCTTGGCGCGGCCATTGGAGGTGTTATTTTATGTGGAGCAGCTACTGCATTAGCAGGTCCTATCGGGTTTATTGGCCTTTTGTCTACACATGCTATGCGTCTTATTCTTGGCCCTGATTTGAGATTTTTAATCCCTATGTCAGCTATTACAGGAGCAATCATTTTAACGATGTCGGATGTAATTGGGCGACTCGTCGCAAGTCCCGGAGAACTCGAAGTCGGTGTAGTTACTGCATTTATAGGTGCACCAATACTTATCATATTAGCTAAGAAATCGAAAGTGCGGTCATTATGA
- a CDS encoding ABC transporter ATP-binding protein translates to MKTIHSFRAEKVRSGYDNKTIIQGIELEIPSNKISVIIGANGCGKSTLLKTLAKLIKPSSGEITLDGKAISKIPPKQLARILGILPQSPIVPEGITVADLIGRGRFPHQSFLSGWSKEDYEAVAEAMEIMNITEFANHDIDELSGGQRQRVWIAMALAQQTDILFLDEPTTFLDITYQVEILDLLTDLNRKYGTTIVMVLHDINLSARYADYIFALQKGKLVAEGEPSDIITSTLIKDIFGLDCTVINDPISATPLVVPKGRYHVKA, encoded by the coding sequence ATGAAAACGATACATAGTTTTCGGGCAGAAAAGGTAAGATCGGGCTATGATAACAAAACGATTATACAAGGCATTGAGCTTGAAATTCCGAGCAATAAAATAAGCGTTATTATCGGAGCAAATGGTTGTGGGAAATCCACGCTTTTAAAAACGCTGGCCAAACTTATTAAACCTTCATCTGGAGAAATTACGCTTGATGGAAAAGCAATTAGCAAAATTCCACCGAAGCAATTAGCTCGAATTCTAGGCATTTTACCTCAATCTCCTATTGTTCCGGAAGGAATAACGGTAGCAGATTTAATTGGCCGGGGACGCTTCCCTCACCAATCTTTTCTAAGCGGATGGTCGAAAGAGGACTATGAAGCTGTTGCAGAAGCTATGGAAATTATGAACATTACTGAATTTGCAAATCATGATATTGATGAGCTATCAGGCGGCCAAAGGCAGCGCGTTTGGATTGCAATGGCTCTAGCGCAGCAAACGGATATTTTATTTCTTGATGAGCCGACAACTTTTCTGGATATCACTTATCAAGTGGAAATTTTAGATTTGCTCACAGACCTCAATCGAAAATACGGTACGACAATTGTTATGGTTCTTCATGATATCAACCTGTCAGCGCGTTATGCAGATTATATTTTTGCACTTCAAAAAGGAAAACTTGTAGCGGAAGGCGAGCCATCAGATATTATTACAAGTACATTAATAAAAGATATTTTTGGACTTGACTGCACCGTGATTAATGACCCTATTTCAGCTACCCCTTTAGTTGTGCCAAAAGGCAGATATCACGTTAAAGCATAA
- a CDS encoding DMT family transporter: MKNTFLGSICLILASSIWGGMYVVVKVVVSIIPPLELVWLRYLVAIVALLIIGFISRQNWRIEKRYFLIIIAIGVIGNAISIVAQETGTMLSSAQMGAIITSSTPAFMVIFARLLIKERLTLKKGLSVCLATIGVFLIVGVGDVDLSSKLGGISLLIAALTWALMSVLVKRLPSDYSQIVVTTYSILVALIVLTPFVLPRLNAINISQLTHPTIWGGLLYLGIISTACAFILWNRGLQMLNASSGGLFFFFQPLVGTLLGWLLLGESIDGTFWVGSILILSGVLLVIREKK, encoded by the coding sequence ATGAAAAATACCTTCTTAGGTTCTATATGTTTAATTTTAGCTTCAAGTATTTGGGGCGGTATGTACGTTGTTGTTAAAGTTGTAGTATCGATCATACCTCCACTGGAACTTGTGTGGTTGCGATATTTAGTGGCTATTGTTGCACTTCTGATTATTGGCTTCATATCAAGACAAAATTGGCGAATCGAAAAACGTTATTTCTTAATAATCATAGCCATTGGGGTCATTGGTAACGCCATTTCAATTGTTGCTCAGGAAACTGGTACAATGTTATCCTCAGCACAAATGGGAGCCATTATAACTTCTTCAACACCTGCATTTATGGTTATTTTCGCTCGCCTACTCATTAAAGAACGGTTGACGTTAAAAAAGGGACTCTCTGTTTGTTTAGCGACAATTGGAGTTTTTCTTATTGTTGGAGTCGGTGATGTGGATTTGTCCAGTAAACTTGGTGGTATTTCACTGCTTATTGCTGCTTTAACATGGGCACTTATGTCTGTACTTGTAAAGCGTTTACCGAGTGATTATTCACAAATTGTGGTAACGACGTATTCCATCTTGGTAGCCCTAATCGTGTTGACTCCTTTTGTTTTGCCACGGTTAAACGCCATTAATATCTCTCAACTGACTCATCCGACGATTTGGGGTGGGCTTTTATATCTGGGGATTATTTCAACAGCCTGTGCATTTATACTTTGGAATCGTGGATTACAAATGCTGAATGCTTCAAGTGGTGGTTTATTTTTCTTTTTTCAACCTTTAGTTGGAACATTACTTGGATGGCTTTTGTTGGGAGAAAGTATAGATGGAACGTTTTGGGTAGGTTCAATTTTGATTTTAAGTGGTGTTTTGTTAGTTATCCGGGAAAAAAAGTAG